The following are encoded together in the Lagopus muta isolate bLagMut1 chromosome 7, bLagMut1 primary, whole genome shotgun sequence genome:
- the FAM126A gene encoding hyccin isoform X2 → MLAVETGLVEEWLSEFKTLPEASISSYATNLKDKSALISSLYRVIQEPQSELLEPVCHQLFEFYRSGEEQLLRFTLQFLPELMWCYLAVSASRDLQSSGCIEALLLGVYNLEIVDKEGHSKVLSFTIPSLSKPSVYHEPSSIGSMALTEGALSQHGLSRVVYSGPHPQREMLTAQNRFEVLTFLLLCYNAALSYMPAISLQSLCQICSRICVCGYPRQQVRKYKGVNSRIPVSSEFMVQMLTGIYYAFYNGEWDLARKAMDDILYRAQLELYPEPLLVANAIKASLPQGAMKSSKEGTKCIQVEITPTSSRISRNAVTSMSIRGHRWKRHGNTDLGIEEELIEVSETDEGFYSRAASSTSQSALSNSSNTSSKNLLGKSQRRSGGSKAAGREKEGETCREHLSRKQTQRALSENLELVSLKRLTLTTSQSLPKPGSHSLARTTTTVFSKSFEQVSGVTVVNNRGGVSGTEANRFSACSLQEEKLIYGTERTDLPALSKQPNQQRPPSISITLSTD, encoded by the exons ACGCTGCCAGAAGCATCCATATCCAGCTATGCTACAAACCTGAAAGACAAGAGTGCTCTGATTTCATCTCTTTACAGAGTAATTCAGGAGCCACAAAGTGAA CTTCTGGAGCCAGTCTGCCATCAGCTCTTTGAGTTCTATCGCAGCGGTGAGGAGCAATTACTACGATTCACACTGCAGTTTCTGCCTGAACTGATGTGGTGCTACCTTGCTGTCTCAGCCAGCAGAGATTtgcagagcagtggatgtatAGAAGCCCTTCTTCTAGGAGTGTATAACTTG gAGATAGTTGACAAAGAGGGacacagcaaagtgctgagTTTCACTATTCCATCTTTGTCCAAACCTTCAGTATATCATGAA cCTTCCAGCATTGGCTCCATGGCTCTTACTGAAGGAGCTTTATCCCAGCATGGTTTGTCCAGGGTGGTGTACAGTGGACCTCATCCTCAGAGGGAGATGCTGACAGCGCAGAACAG GTTTGAAGTGTTgactttccttctgctctgctacAATGCTGCCTTAAGCTACATGCCTGCAATTTCTCTTCAGTCATTGTGTCAAATTTGCTCAAG AATCTGTGTCTGCGGATATCCTCGCCAACAAGTGAGAAAGTATAAGGGAGTAAACAGCAGGATTCCAGTTTCATCTGAATTCATGGTGCAAATGCTAACAGGGATTTATTATGCCTT TTATAATGGAGAATGGGATCTGGCTCGTAAAGCTATGGATGACATTTTGTATAGAGCACAGCTGGAACTGTATCCAGAACCTCTGCTG GTTGCTAATGCAATAAAAGCTTCACTGCCTCAGGGTGCCATGAAGTCTAGTAAAGAAGGTACAAAATGCATTCAGGTTGAAATTACACCTACTTCATCCAGGATATCAAGAAATGCTGTGACTAGCATGTCTATCCGAGGGCACAGATGGAAAAGACACG GAAATACAGATTTAGGAATTGAAGAAGAACTGATAGAAGTATCTGAAACTGATGAAGGGTTTTACTCTAGGGCTGCTTCTAGCACAAGTCAGTCTGCTTTATCTAATAGCAGCAACACGAGCAGTAAGAACCTTTTAGGGAAGAGCCAACGAAGATCTGGAGGAAGCaaagctgcaggaagagaaaaagaaggagaaacCTGTAGAGAACACTTGTCACGAAAGCAAACTCAGAGAGCCCTGAGTGAGAACCTAGAGCTTGTCTCTTTGAAGAGACTGACTCTGACAACAAGCCAGTCCCTGCCTAAACCTGGTAGCCATAGTTTGGCCAGAACTACCACGACTGTGTTTAGTAAATCCTTTGAACAGGTCAGTGGTGTCACAGTTGTGAATAATCGTGGAGGTGTATCTGGTACAGAGGCAAACAGGTTCTCAGCTTGCAGTCTCCAGGAGGAGAAACTTATCtatggaacagaaagaacagaccTCCCAGCATTAAGCAAACAACCTAATCAACAGCGACCTCCTAGTATTAGCATAACTTTGTCAACAGATTGA
- the FAM126A gene encoding hyccin isoform X3 encodes MLAVETGLVEEWLSEFKTLPEASISSYATNLKDKSALISSLYRVIQEPQSELLEPVCHQLFEFYRSGEEQLLRFTLQFLPELMWCYLAVSASRDLQSSGCIEALLLGVYNLEIVDKEGHSKVLSFTIPSLSKPSVYHEPSSIGSMALTEGALSQHGLSRVVYSGPHPQREMLTAQNRFEVLTFLLLCYNAALSYMPAISLQSLCQICSRICVCGYPRQQVRKYKGVNSRIPVSSEFMVQMLTGIYYAFYNGEWDLARKAMDDILYRAQLELYPEPLLVANAIKASLPQGAMKSSKEGTKCIQVEITPTSSRISRNAVTSMSIRGHRWKRHEQAENGNDATEMGNFVIPEISVTNVSGEKTGNGEKSRALAENDAQHIQGVQETATDPRTDSKCMPEIRRQKSVRKMMEDGINSSGRVQF; translated from the exons ACGCTGCCAGAAGCATCCATATCCAGCTATGCTACAAACCTGAAAGACAAGAGTGCTCTGATTTCATCTCTTTACAGAGTAATTCAGGAGCCACAAAGTGAA CTTCTGGAGCCAGTCTGCCATCAGCTCTTTGAGTTCTATCGCAGCGGTGAGGAGCAATTACTACGATTCACACTGCAGTTTCTGCCTGAACTGATGTGGTGCTACCTTGCTGTCTCAGCCAGCAGAGATTtgcagagcagtggatgtatAGAAGCCCTTCTTCTAGGAGTGTATAACTTG gAGATAGTTGACAAAGAGGGacacagcaaagtgctgagTTTCACTATTCCATCTTTGTCCAAACCTTCAGTATATCATGAA cCTTCCAGCATTGGCTCCATGGCTCTTACTGAAGGAGCTTTATCCCAGCATGGTTTGTCCAGGGTGGTGTACAGTGGACCTCATCCTCAGAGGGAGATGCTGACAGCGCAGAACAG GTTTGAAGTGTTgactttccttctgctctgctacAATGCTGCCTTAAGCTACATGCCTGCAATTTCTCTTCAGTCATTGTGTCAAATTTGCTCAAG AATCTGTGTCTGCGGATATCCTCGCCAACAAGTGAGAAAGTATAAGGGAGTAAACAGCAGGATTCCAGTTTCATCTGAATTCATGGTGCAAATGCTAACAGGGATTTATTATGCCTT TTATAATGGAGAATGGGATCTGGCTCGTAAAGCTATGGATGACATTTTGTATAGAGCACAGCTGGAACTGTATCCAGAACCTCTGCTG GTTGCTAATGCAATAAAAGCTTCACTGCCTCAGGGTGCCATGAAGTCTAGTAAAGAAGGTACAAAATGCATTCAGGTTGAAATTACACCTACTTCATCCAGGATATCAAGAAATGCTGTGACTAGCATGTCTATCCGAGGGCACAGATGGAAAAGACACG AACAAGCAGAGAATGGTAATGATGCTACTGAAATGGGCAACTTTGTCATACCTGAAATTAGTGTCACAAATGTGTCTGGAGAGAAAACCGGGAATGGGGAAAAGAGCAGAGCACTAGCAGAGAATGATGCTCAGCATATACAGGGAGTACAGGAAACAGCTACAGACCCTAGAACTGACAGCAAATGCATGCCAGAAATCAGGAGGCaaaaatctgtaagaaaaatgaTGGAGGATGGAATAAACTCATCTGGCAGAGTGCAGTTTTAG
- the FAM126A gene encoding hyccin isoform X1: MLAVETGLVEEWLSEFKTLPEASISSYATNLKDKSALISSLYRVIQEPQSELLEPVCHQLFEFYRSGEEQLLRFTLQFLPELMWCYLAVSASRDLQSSGCIEALLLGVYNLEIVDKEGHSKVLSFTIPSLSKPSVYHEPSSIGSMALTEGALSQHGLSRVVYSGPHPQREMLTAQNRFEVLTFLLLCYNAALSYMPAISLQSLCQICSRICVCGYPRQQVRKYKGVNSRIPVSSEFMVQMLTGIYYAFYNGEWDLARKAMDDILYRAQLELYPEPLLVANAIKASLPQGAMKSSKEGTKCIQVEITPTSSRISRNAVTSMSIRGHRWKRHEQAENGNTDLGIEEELIEVSETDEGFYSRAASSTSQSALSNSSNTSSKNLLGKSQRRSGGSKAAGREKEGETCREHLSRKQTQRALSENLELVSLKRLTLTTSQSLPKPGSHSLARTTTTVFSKSFEQVSGVTVVNNRGGVSGTEANRFSACSLQEEKLIYGTERTDLPALSKQPNQQRPPSISITLSTD; the protein is encoded by the exons ACGCTGCCAGAAGCATCCATATCCAGCTATGCTACAAACCTGAAAGACAAGAGTGCTCTGATTTCATCTCTTTACAGAGTAATTCAGGAGCCACAAAGTGAA CTTCTGGAGCCAGTCTGCCATCAGCTCTTTGAGTTCTATCGCAGCGGTGAGGAGCAATTACTACGATTCACACTGCAGTTTCTGCCTGAACTGATGTGGTGCTACCTTGCTGTCTCAGCCAGCAGAGATTtgcagagcagtggatgtatAGAAGCCCTTCTTCTAGGAGTGTATAACTTG gAGATAGTTGACAAAGAGGGacacagcaaagtgctgagTTTCACTATTCCATCTTTGTCCAAACCTTCAGTATATCATGAA cCTTCCAGCATTGGCTCCATGGCTCTTACTGAAGGAGCTTTATCCCAGCATGGTTTGTCCAGGGTGGTGTACAGTGGACCTCATCCTCAGAGGGAGATGCTGACAGCGCAGAACAG GTTTGAAGTGTTgactttccttctgctctgctacAATGCTGCCTTAAGCTACATGCCTGCAATTTCTCTTCAGTCATTGTGTCAAATTTGCTCAAG AATCTGTGTCTGCGGATATCCTCGCCAACAAGTGAGAAAGTATAAGGGAGTAAACAGCAGGATTCCAGTTTCATCTGAATTCATGGTGCAAATGCTAACAGGGATTTATTATGCCTT TTATAATGGAGAATGGGATCTGGCTCGTAAAGCTATGGATGACATTTTGTATAGAGCACAGCTGGAACTGTATCCAGAACCTCTGCTG GTTGCTAATGCAATAAAAGCTTCACTGCCTCAGGGTGCCATGAAGTCTAGTAAAGAAGGTACAAAATGCATTCAGGTTGAAATTACACCTACTTCATCCAGGATATCAAGAAATGCTGTGACTAGCATGTCTATCCGAGGGCACAGATGGAAAAGACACG AACAAGCAGAGAATG GAAATACAGATTTAGGAATTGAAGAAGAACTGATAGAAGTATCTGAAACTGATGAAGGGTTTTACTCTAGGGCTGCTTCTAGCACAAGTCAGTCTGCTTTATCTAATAGCAGCAACACGAGCAGTAAGAACCTTTTAGGGAAGAGCCAACGAAGATCTGGAGGAAGCaaagctgcaggaagagaaaaagaaggagaaacCTGTAGAGAACACTTGTCACGAAAGCAAACTCAGAGAGCCCTGAGTGAGAACCTAGAGCTTGTCTCTTTGAAGAGACTGACTCTGACAACAAGCCAGTCCCTGCCTAAACCTGGTAGCCATAGTTTGGCCAGAACTACCACGACTGTGTTTAGTAAATCCTTTGAACAGGTCAGTGGTGTCACAGTTGTGAATAATCGTGGAGGTGTATCTGGTACAGAGGCAAACAGGTTCTCAGCTTGCAGTCTCCAGGAGGAGAAACTTATCtatggaacagaaagaacagaccTCCCAGCATTAAGCAAACAACCTAATCAACAGCGACCTCCTAGTATTAGCATAACTTTGTCAACAGATTGA
- the FAM126A gene encoding hyccin isoform X4 produces the protein MLAVETGLVEEWLSEFKTLPEASISSYATNLKDKSALISSLYRVIQEPQSELLEPVCHQLFEFYRSGEEQLLRFTLQFLPELMWCYLAVSASRDLQSSGCIEALLLGVYNLEIVDKEGHSKVLSFTIPSLSKPSVYHEPSSIGSMALTEGALSQHGLSRVVYSGPHPQREMLTAQNRFEVLTFLLLCYNAALSYMPAISLQSLCQICSRICVCGYPRQQVRKYKGVNSRIPVSSEFMVQMLTGIYYAFYNGEWDLARKAMDDILYRAQLELYPEPLLVANAIKASLPQGAMKSSKEGTKCIQVEITPTSSRISRNAVTSMSIRGHRWKRHEQAENGNDATEMGNFVIPEISVTNVSGEKTGNGEKSRALAENDAQHIQGVQETATDPRTDSKCMPEIRRQKSEIQI, from the exons ACGCTGCCAGAAGCATCCATATCCAGCTATGCTACAAACCTGAAAGACAAGAGTGCTCTGATTTCATCTCTTTACAGAGTAATTCAGGAGCCACAAAGTGAA CTTCTGGAGCCAGTCTGCCATCAGCTCTTTGAGTTCTATCGCAGCGGTGAGGAGCAATTACTACGATTCACACTGCAGTTTCTGCCTGAACTGATGTGGTGCTACCTTGCTGTCTCAGCCAGCAGAGATTtgcagagcagtggatgtatAGAAGCCCTTCTTCTAGGAGTGTATAACTTG gAGATAGTTGACAAAGAGGGacacagcaaagtgctgagTTTCACTATTCCATCTTTGTCCAAACCTTCAGTATATCATGAA cCTTCCAGCATTGGCTCCATGGCTCTTACTGAAGGAGCTTTATCCCAGCATGGTTTGTCCAGGGTGGTGTACAGTGGACCTCATCCTCAGAGGGAGATGCTGACAGCGCAGAACAG GTTTGAAGTGTTgactttccttctgctctgctacAATGCTGCCTTAAGCTACATGCCTGCAATTTCTCTTCAGTCATTGTGTCAAATTTGCTCAAG AATCTGTGTCTGCGGATATCCTCGCCAACAAGTGAGAAAGTATAAGGGAGTAAACAGCAGGATTCCAGTTTCATCTGAATTCATGGTGCAAATGCTAACAGGGATTTATTATGCCTT TTATAATGGAGAATGGGATCTGGCTCGTAAAGCTATGGATGACATTTTGTATAGAGCACAGCTGGAACTGTATCCAGAACCTCTGCTG GTTGCTAATGCAATAAAAGCTTCACTGCCTCAGGGTGCCATGAAGTCTAGTAAAGAAGGTACAAAATGCATTCAGGTTGAAATTACACCTACTTCATCCAGGATATCAAGAAATGCTGTGACTAGCATGTCTATCCGAGGGCACAGATGGAAAAGACACG AACAAGCAGAGAATGGTAATGATGCTACTGAAATGGGCAACTTTGTCATACCTGAAATTAGTGTCACAAATGTGTCTGGAGAGAAAACCGGGAATGGGGAAAAGAGCAGAGCACTAGCAGAGAATGATGCTCAGCATATACAGGGAGTACAGGAAACAGCTACAGACCCTAGAACTGACAGCAAATGCATGCCAGAAATCAGGAGGCaaaaatct GAAATACAGATTTAG